The following nucleotide sequence is from Pygocentrus nattereri isolate fPygNat1 chromosome 25, fPygNat1.pri, whole genome shotgun sequence.
aaacaatctgaaaggccAACTTGTCAGAGCACTGTACACGTGTTTCAGCatgcctcagtccatttcagataagCTTGAGTCCAGAGAAggcggcgtttctggatgttgttaaCCTCACAATGTTTCTCACCACTGCCCTCAGCAACATGTCATGGAACCCATGATGCGTATCAATGATAGTCACTTTTTACAAGCACTTAATTCCGATTTTTTTAGTAATCaattcaacacatttacatgcacttgggtaatcagCTGGAAAACTCCAGGCCTAACTGGAAAATCCAGGCATACGTAGGTGAGGTAGTAATAGAAATTCTGCTTTGCAACAGGCCAATAACCTCACAGAAGACAACATAACGTTAAACATACCATAAAATTTAAACACCATGTTGCagcctttttttaaacattgtgtcactttaccagaaaatatgaataaacgtgACCTAGAAGCTGAAAATATTCAAACTCTTTCATTAAGCAGGTAGTGGGTTTCAACGCCGCTCCggaagtgttttgttgccatctTGCAGGACAGCACTTTGTTTTTGCCCACAGATTgataaaaaggaaagaaatcagagtaaggatgtatgtgcactgagaaatccCATTACCAAggtaaaatccagctctctttatcggatttctaaAAATCTGATAACGGCCTAAATCCAGTCTAAAATCACTAGGCCTATATGCTGTTTACCTGgccacttgaataatcagataattgcAAAAATCCAGCTATGGTTAAATCTTAATGCAAACCAACACAAtaaatgttttctctgctttttacTCACATGCAGTTGCTGTGCTttgagctgtaaaaaaaaagaattgcaGTCAGCTCACATAATTGTGATCAGATGATTATTAGATGATTAGAACACATTATGTTGGATGCATTTTCTGCCCCATACATGTGTTTTAAGGGACAATGATGTCCAGGGTGTGAACCTTTTTGACCAGTGCCTCTGGTTGTTCCTGAGACTGGACAGGTTCTTGACTAAAAAGCAGCAGAAGTGACAGAAGTGGTTGGATTGTGATGGGATGCTAAATAAAGTATTGAATTATTGATGAGTTGTTTGATCAAAAACATTGATCAAGTCAATGAGTTATTCTCTCAGCTCTATTTGTGTAATTTGTAACCATTCaatgcattctctctctctctctttctctgtctctctctctctctctctctctctctttctctctctctctatctctctctctctctctctctctctctctctctctctctctctctctctctctttctctttctctctctctctctctctctctctctctctctctctctctctgtttttagaGTGCTGCTAAGATGATAAAGGAGTCAATGGACAAGAAGTTTGGCAGCTCGTGGCATGTGGTGATCGGAGAGGGCTTCGGCTTTGAGATCACGCATGAGGTGAAGAACCTTCTCTACATGTTCTTTGGGGGAAGTCTTGCCGTGTGTGTATGGAAATgctcctaacacacacacacccccccacgTACTTCATAAAGCACAAACACTGCTAAAGACAAATCTTCCAATCTGAGCTGTGGCACACACTCAGTCAAGCGCCAGTCAAGTTTTTCTTGTTCTAACTAGGGCTGCAACAAtcgaatgtttttttttttttttcttccaattttATCTCAGATATTCAAATGTTAAATACATAAAAGGAAAGCACAAgataatttttcatttaatcattAGCACGAAACGagtcattttattaatacaGTTGAAATGCTACAAGTTCGTGGAAAAACATCACAGTTAAACAATTGTTATCATAGCAACGCGTCAGTGATGAGAAGAGCAGGAGAGCAGACGAAACATCGTCTTTTTAACCACATTGTCTTATAAACTGAAAACTTTTTGGTcaacttttttttcagtgagcAAAAGAGTAACTATGTTTTAGACTTTATGTTGGTTTTCAAGCCATTCAAAAATGCTTTATACATGAGCATTGTCTTATCTACTGGTGCcgttttaattagttttttacTGCTTTGGACGGACAGCTTGCTAACCAGTGCGCTTCCATTTATTCACGGAAATAAACGTTTTTTTCTTATCATTTTCACTGGCTGCGCTTTTTGAGCTAGAACTACAAAACATTGCAGGATCATAGATCCTATACAGGAATAGTTGGCTTGCACTTTTGGGAAccttcatttaaataaagtattttCCTATAGGAAATGAATGGTGGAATGCGCATTAAATATATACGCACATATTAGCAACCGCCTTGGACACCATAGAAATGGCCTAGCAAGATCTTAGCAATGACCTGGGAAACCATAGttatggcctagcaacaccttagcaaccacctgggataccatagcaacagcctagcaacaccttaacagccacttgggattccatagcaacagcctaggaATACCTTAATAACTGTTTGGCAATggactagcaacaccttagcaaccacatgggatgccatagcaatggcctagcagcaccttaatAGCTGCCTGGCATTCCATgacagtggcctagcaacaccttagcaaccacctgggatgccataggAACACCTTAGCTACCACTtgggatacaatagcaatggCTTTAACAAGCCAGTTTAAAGTTCATTCACAAAAATCCCCCTCTTCATGTTGCCTTTCtggttttttaacattttaattgaagttattgattttattgaatatttgttGCAGCCCCAGTTCTAACACGTCTTTCTCAAATCAAGCCCTTAGTAAGTTCAGGTCATTATGTTCAATGTAGAGTGAATGCATGACACTGCAGTGCTCTGGATGTCTGTGTACAGGTATGTGCACATGTGCATCGTCACCATTGCGTTTACAGAAATGCATCATTGGTACAAACAGTTGATTATTTTTCCTGGTGAGATTTTATCAGGAGAAATATGACATTTCACGTTTTCTGGTTCTCCGTCCAACGACTGTCACTCTCCGTACTGCCAGACCATCTGGATattcatctctgtctctggtcagctgtctctctcactctgtttttctctctcgccccccccaccccctctccgATTGTCCCCCGCCCTAAATATCTGTcaaatctgtatttttataagaaatatatttttccagtCTTCTGTGAATAAttcatgtatatattttatagaaAGTTATTGTAagttttgtatattttgtgaAATTGTTTGCACCGTTTCGTTAATTAAAAGATCATTTGACTTTTTAATATTGttgctttatttgtgtttattcgtTC
It contains:
- the dnal4b gene encoding dynein, axonemal, light chain 4b translates to MAETAESKKDEADYKRLHSFPLIRHTDMPEEMRVETMELCVTACEKFATNNESAAKMIKESMDKKFGSSWHVVIGEGFGFEITHEVKNLLYMFFGGSLAVCVWKCS